Proteins encoded within one genomic window of Balaenoptera ricei isolate mBalRic1 chromosome 10, mBalRic1.hap2, whole genome shotgun sequence:
- the LOC132372827 gene encoding ovostatin homolog 2-like: protein MNLTFSDDQNTVTFSSEESSEIFQVNGDNHLLVQCSDLHFSRPQLVLVVVKMLSGFTPVMSFIEELESNGQVTKSEFKNDHVLFYLENVCGTAKSFTFSVEQSNHVSNIKPAPVMVYDYYEKDEYALASYISSASISQ from the exons ATGAATTTAACCTTCTCTGATGACCAAAACACTGTCACCTTTAGCAGTGAAGAATCCAGTGAGATTTTCCAGGTTAACGGTGACAATCATTTACTGGTCCAGTGTTCAGACCTACATTTTTCCAG GCCTCAG TTGGTCCTTGTTGTTGTAAAAATGCTATCAGGCTTTACTCCTGTCATGTCATTCATTGAGGAG CTTGAAAGCAATGGCCAAGTAACGAAGAGTGAATTCAAGAATGACCATGTTCTTTTCTACCTGGAAAAT GTTTGTGGTACAGCAAAGAGTTTCACCTTCTCCGTTGAGCAGAGTAACCATGTGTCAAACATTAAGCCAGCCCCAGTCATGGTCTACGATTATTATGAAAAAG atgaatatGCCCTTGCTTCTTACATCAGCAGTGCTTCCATTTCCCAGTGA